The genomic window GGTTGTAGAGCGCTGGGGTGTTCGAGGGCGATCCACCGAGGAAGACGAGCGAGTACTGGACGATCTGGCGGAGTTTCGGGTGCTCGAAGTAGTCCGCGACGTGGTCCTCCATCGACCCGAGGAAGGAGAGGCCGCGGCCGTGCTTCGCGAGGCCGGGATCGAGCCAGTCCGCCGGCCGCGATCGGTCGTGGTAGACGAAGTGCTCCATCCCGACCTCGTAGGTGCGCTGGGCTTCGGCGAGGTAGTCCTCGAAGGCCGCACCGGCGCCCTCCTCGTACTCCTCGAACAGGGGAATCGCGGCCCGGTGGTCCGCCGGGACGTCGATGCTGTCGCCGTCCTTGAAGTAGATGCCGTAGTGGGGATCCAGCCGTGTGAGGTCGTAGTAGTCTGTCGGCTCGCGATCGAAGTACGCGAAGAAGCGCTCGAAGACGTCCGGCATCAGGTACCACGACGGCCCCATGTCGAAGCGGAACCCGTCGCGATAGAGGCGGCTCGCCCGCCCGCCGAGCTGTTCGTTGCGCTCGTAGACGGTGACGTCCGCGCCCGCGTCCGCGAGGAAGCAGGCCGTCGAGAGCCCGCCGAAGCCGCTGCCAATCACCGCGACGGAGCGGTCTCCGAGGTCGGTCATGGGCAGTGATTGGACGGCGTGGGTGGTAAACCCTCCACCTCCGGCGGGATCGTCACTCACCGTGCGATCACCGGGTCCCCGTGCGATCGCAGTTCCAGTGCGTGCGGACGCTGTGCAGTCTCCGACGACGCGAGGCAGCGACGCCACCACGGGCCGGGACGAACCAGCGTACCGGCGTCCCCAGACGGCGAGCGATCCCTGCCAGATCGCTTTTCTCCTCGGCCGAGAAGTGACCGTATGGACGAAGGGACCTACCGGGTTCTCGTCGAGGAACTTCCCGACATCGCGACGATCGCCGACCCCGACGGGAGGATCACCTACGTGAGTCCCACCGTCGAGCGGACCCTCGGCTACGAGCCCGACGAACTCCTCGGGGAAGTCGGCTACGAGTTCCAGCACCCCGACGACCGCGAGGCGGTCGCGGCGGCCTTCGAGCGTCTGCTGGAATCGCCGGACACAGTCGAGACCGTCGAGACGCGGTGGCGGCACGCGGACGGAACCTGGTGCTGGATCGAGGCGAGCCTGCAGAATCGGCTGGACGACGACGTGATCGACGGGATCCTCATAAACTCGCGCGAGATCTCCCGACGGAAACGACGAGAGGAACAGTACCGGGAGCTCGCCGAGGAGTACAGGACCCTGCTGGACAACGCGGAGGACGCGATATTCTTCCTGAGCGTGGATACCGACGGATCCGAGGTGGCCTTCCGATTCGAGCGGCTGAGCCCCTCCTACGAGGCGCAGACGGGGTTGACGACCAGCGAGACGCGGGGGAAGACGCCCGTCGAGGTGTTCGGCGATGAGGCCGGCGCGGAGCTCGCCGCGAACTACGAGCGTTGCGTGGAGGCTCGCGAACCGATCTCCTACCAGGAGGAACTGTACGTCGAGGAGGGCGCGCGCTTCTGGCAGACCAACCTCGCACCGGTGCTCACCAACGGCGAGGTAACGCGCATCGTCGGGATCACGCGCAACGTCACCGACCGCGTCGAGCGAGAGCGACAGCTCCGCGCCAAGACCAAACAGCTCGATCAGTTTGCCAGCGTGGTGGCCCACGACCTCCGCAATCCGCTGAACGTCGCACAGGGGCGGGCCGCACTGCTGGGAGAGGAGTTCGACAGCGAGCACGTGGAGCCGCTACTGGGCGCGCTCGACCGGATGGAGTCGCTCATCGAGGACACGTTGACCCTCTCGCGACAGGGCCAGGTCGTCGCCGATCCGGAACCGGTCGAACTGGTGGACGTCGTCGGGTCGAGCTGGCAGAGCGTCGCGACGGAAGACGCGACCCTCGAGATCGTCGCGGGCGGCACGATCTCTGGCGACGCGAACCGGCTCCAGCACGTCTTCGAGAACCTGTTTCGCAACGCGATCGAACACGGCGACGCGGACTGCACGATCCGCGTGGGCCGGATCGACGACACGGAGTTCTACGTCGAGGACGACGGCCCTGGCATCCCCGACGACCGCAAGGACACGGTGTTCGAGTGGGGTACCTCCTCGGCGGCAGACGGCTCGGGGATCGGGCTCACGATCGTCGAGCGGATCGCGGAAGCGCACGGCTGGACGGTGGACGTCGTCGACGCCGCGGACGGCGGTGCGCGCTTCGAGTTCAGTGGCGTCGCGATCGAGTGAGGGAACCGTCGCGTTCCCGGCCGCGTCGAATCGACGGCCGATCCAGGTGCGTGTACACCGGGGGACGGGCCGTCAGTCCCCGGCTGGAACGATCCACGGAAGGCCAGCCCGCAACCCGTCGATACCCACCGCGGCGAGAAATGCCGGCGGCATCGTTACGATCGTGTAGACGACGCTCCCCACCGGTGCGACGAACAGGGACGACGCCGGCGGTGGTGTGAGGTAGGACCGTTCCACGAGGAGTTCGAGCACGGGACTGAGCAATCCGAACAGGAAGAACTGCACCAGTCCCGCGCCGACGGGGACGAGCAGCACGAAGAGGACGAGGTGATAGCGTAGATCCGTCCGCGTCCACTGCCGGCGGCCACACGACCTGCAGTGGACGCCGAACACGCGACGCTGACAGGCCGTGCAGTACCACGTGATACCCGCTCCACTCCAGACGAGGGTTGCAACGACGACGAGCGGTGCGATCAGGACGACCGCCTCGGGCGCGTCGGTGTAGCGCCACGCCACGTAGACGAGCAGGTACAGAATGCCGAAGGCGGCCGAGAACAGTCCGAGTCGGGGGAGCCAACGAGCCGATGCGTTCGTCGGTGTGGGCATGGATGAGATCTCGACGGCCTCGGGAGACGCTCCCGCCGGGAATCGACGTGGCGACCACGACGCATGCCACGATCATAGCAGTTGTCCCTCACGACCGAAATCGGCCAGCAGCTTTTGCCCCGGGCTGCCGGAGACACGACATGGACCTCCCGCTCGTCGCGCTGGCGCTCCTGACAGGGTTCCTCACCGGTGCGCTCTTCGCGTTCGTCCAGGTCCCGATCCCCGCACCGCCGGAGCTTCCGGGACTACTCGGGATCGTCGGGATCTACCTCGGGTACACGGTCGTCGACTGGGCGGGCGTCGGGATCGATCTGCTCGGCAGGCTAGGGCTCGGCTGAGCGCGGCGGCAAGAGAAAGCGGACCGCGACGGCGAGATCGCTCAGTAGCTGCGTTCTTTCGGCTCGTAGACCTTGTTCTGACCCTGCAGGTCGACCGGCTTGTACCAGAGGTCCGGTCGACCGTCGTCCCAGCTGACCAGCGTGT from Salinarchaeum sp. Harcht-Bsk1 includes these protein-coding regions:
- a CDS encoding PAS domain-containing sensor histidine kinase codes for the protein MDEGTYRVLVEELPDIATIADPDGRITYVSPTVERTLGYEPDELLGEVGYEFQHPDDREAVAAAFERLLESPDTVETVETRWRHADGTWCWIEASLQNRLDDDVIDGILINSREISRRKRREEQYRELAEEYRTLLDNAEDAIFFLSVDTDGSEVAFRFERLSPSYEAQTGLTTSETRGKTPVEVFGDEAGAELAANYERCVEAREPISYQEELYVEEGARFWQTNLAPVLTNGEVTRIVGITRNVTDRVERERQLRAKTKQLDQFASVVAHDLRNPLNVAQGRAALLGEEFDSEHVEPLLGALDRMESLIEDTLTLSRQGQVVADPEPVELVDVVGSSWQSVATEDATLEIVAGGTISGDANRLQHVFENLFRNAIEHGDADCTIRVGRIDDTEFYVEDDGPGIPDDRKDTVFEWGTSSAADGSGIGLTIVERIAEAHGWTVDVVDAADGGARFEFSGVAIE
- a CDS encoding XapX domain-containing protein, coding for MDLPLVALALLTGFLTGALFAFVQVPIPAPPELPGLLGIVGIYLGYTVVDWAGVGIDLLGRLGLG